Proteins from a single region of Sphingomonas morindae:
- a CDS encoding putative bifunctional diguanylate cyclase/phosphodiesterase: MKAFTQRRHQALARARRDLPLGALLAALAFYLLGSGLHMLGARGLWVSPGALRLLCGGVLSLGALLLGWRRYRRLVADTESGTRVRTPVRTDELTGFHSRRTFAEDAAALLRHRPRRDVAMLVVDLDHFRTVNEVHGHLAGDEVLRGAADTIRRALPPDALAGRLDGDRFAIALPFEGRHASVVDGLADFLVGTLAQPIVTRGVTAHLGASVGLASAEGEAPTVDALLRRSTIAMRAAKRAGGGRATWFDAAMEQELIQRNSIERGLREGIPRGEIIPFYEPQVELESGRLLGFEVLARWDHPSHGIISPDLFIPVAEESGLIGDLSMAVMRRAFTEARDWDSSLALSVNISPAQLRDPWLAQKIVKLLVETGFPPSRLEVEITESSLFQNLPLAQTIIGSLKNQGIRLALDDFGTGYSSLAHLRALPFDRIKIDRSFVMSMIDNAESAAIVDAISKLGESLNMPVTAEGIEDERIRARLTEIGCAKGQGWHFGKPMTVGAARRLLAERGLLPAARAQIGPADTGRESEQRRAGLAAR, encoded by the coding sequence ATGAAGGCGTTTACGCAGCGGCGGCACCAAGCCTTGGCGCGCGCGCGGCGGGATCTTCCGCTGGGCGCGTTGCTGGCCGCGCTTGCTTTCTATCTGCTCGGCAGCGGTCTCCACATGCTCGGCGCGCGGGGGCTCTGGGTCTCGCCCGGGGCGCTGCGGCTGCTGTGCGGCGGCGTGCTGAGCCTCGGCGCGCTGCTGCTCGGCTGGCGGCGCTACCGGCGGCTGGTGGCGGACACGGAGAGCGGCACGCGGGTGCGCACGCCCGTCCGCACCGACGAGCTGACCGGCTTCCACAGCCGCCGCACCTTCGCCGAGGACGCCGCCGCGCTGCTCCGCCACCGCCCCCGCCGCGACGTGGCGATGCTGGTGGTGGACCTCGATCATTTCCGCACCGTCAACGAAGTCCATGGCCATCTCGCCGGCGACGAGGTGCTGCGCGGCGCCGCCGACACGATCCGCCGGGCGCTGCCGCCCGACGCGCTGGCGGGCCGGCTGGACGGCGATCGCTTCGCCATCGCGCTGCCCTTCGAGGGGCGCCACGCCTCGGTGGTGGACGGGCTGGCCGATTTCCTGGTCGGCACGCTGGCGCAGCCGATCGTGACGCGCGGCGTCACCGCGCATCTCGGCGCCTCGGTGGGGCTCGCCTCGGCGGAGGGCGAGGCGCCGACCGTGGACGCGCTGCTCCGCCGCAGCACAATCGCGATGCGCGCCGCCAAGCGCGCCGGCGGCGGCCGCGCCACCTGGTTCGATGCCGCGATGGAGCAGGAGCTGATCCAGCGCAACAGCATCGAGCGCGGGCTGCGCGAAGGCATTCCGCGCGGCGAGATCATCCCCTTCTACGAGCCCCAGGTGGAGCTGGAGAGCGGCCGCCTGCTCGGCTTCGAGGTGCTCGCGCGCTGGGATCATCCCAGCCATGGCATCATCTCGCCCGATCTGTTCATCCCCGTCGCCGAGGAGAGCGGGCTGATCGGCGATCTCTCCATGGCGGTGATGCGCCGCGCCTTCACCGAGGCGCGCGACTGGGATTCGTCGCTGGCGCTGTCCGTCAACATCTCGCCGGCGCAGCTGCGCGACCCCTGGCTCGCGCAGAAGATCGTCAAGCTGCTCGTCGAGACGGGCTTTCCGCCTAGCCGGCTGGAGGTGGAGATCACCGAAAGCTCGCTCTTCCAGAATCTGCCGCTGGCGCAGACCATCATCGGCAGCCTCAAGAATCAGGGCATCCGCCTCGCGCTGGACGATTTCGGCACCGGCTATTCCAGCCTCGCCCATCTCCGCGCGCTGCCCTTCGATCGCATCAAGATCGATCGCAGCTTCGTCATGTCCATGATCGACAATGCCGAATCGGCCGCGATCGTGGATGCCATCTCCAAGCTCGGCGAGAGCCTCAACATGCCCGTGACCGCCGAAGGCATCGAGGACGAACGCATCCGCGCGCGCCTCACCGAGATCGGCTGCGCCAAGGGCCAGGGCTGGCATTTCGGCAAGCCGATGACGGTGGGCGCGGCGCGGCGCCTGCTCGCCGAGCGCGGCCTGCTGCCCGCCGCCCGCGCCCAGATCGGCCCGGCCGATACCGGCCGCGAGTCCGAGCAGCGCCGCGCCGGCCTCGCCGCGCGCTGA
- the dapF gene encoding diaminopimelate epimerase, with translation MRRFHKMHGLGNDFVVLDARAQPLAMTAERARLLADRHRGIGCDQLILLEPVEGATARMRIFNPDGGEVEACGNATRCVATLLGDGATIETRGGRLEARLTGDGATISMGAPRFDWDAIPLAYPLDTAALPVAWEGLAPVRPPMAVNMGNPHIVFFVPDCDAVDLGAVGPAIETDPLFPARINVNIATITARDAIRLRVWERGAGATLACGTGACATAVAAIRAGLCDPVLSVTLPGGTLRLAWHAGGPVQMTGPARYVFGGEIDLEALAP, from the coding sequence ATGCGCCGCTTTCACAAGATGCACGGTCTCGGCAACGATTTCGTCGTGCTCGACGCGCGTGCCCAGCCGCTCGCGATGACGGCGGAGCGCGCGCGGCTGCTCGCCGATCGGCATCGCGGCATCGGCTGCGACCAGCTGATCCTGCTCGAGCCCGTCGAGGGCGCGACGGCGCGGATGCGCATCTTCAATCCCGATGGCGGCGAGGTCGAGGCCTGCGGCAACGCCACGCGCTGCGTCGCGACGCTGCTCGGCGACGGCGCGACGATCGAGACGCGCGGCGGCCGGCTCGAGGCGCGGCTGACCGGCGACGGCGCGACGATTTCGATGGGCGCCCCGCGATTCGACTGGGACGCCATCCCGCTCGCCTATCCGCTCGACACCGCCGCCCTGCCCGTCGCCTGGGAGGGTCTGGCGCCGGTGCGGCCGCCGATGGCGGTGAATATGGGCAATCCGCACATCGTCTTCTTCGTGCCGGACTGCGATGCGGTCGATCTCGGCGCGGTCGGCCCGGCGATCGAGACGGATCCGCTCTTCCCCGCGCGGATCAACGTGAACATCGCGACGATCACCGCGCGCGACGCGATCCGGCTGCGCGTGTGGGAGCGCGGCGCCGGGGCGACGCTCGCCTGCGGCACCGGCGCCTGCGCCACCGCCGTCGCCGCCATCCGCGCCGGCCTGTGCGATCCCGTGCTTTCCGTCACGCTGCCGGGCGGCACGCTGCGCCTGGCGTGGCACGCCGGCGGCCCCGTGCAGATGACGGGGCCGGCGCGCTACGTGTTCGGCGGCGAGATCGATCTCGAGGCGCTCGCGCCATGA